DNA sequence from the Pomacea canaliculata isolate SZHN2017 linkage group LG7, ASM307304v1, whole genome shotgun sequence genome:
AATAATAAATCAGGTTGATCTGGAGACCtcgtaaaaaaataataaatcttctGTCTCTTCACACAGGAACAAGTATAGTTAGATACCCAGCTGTAGACAGATCGGAGTGCGATTGCTGTTGTCGTATCGGAGACCAGAGAAGATACCGGGTACATAATAGGGTATCTGATCTCACAGCGCAGCCACGAAAACGAGGCTCTTATTTGAGCTCatgaaacattgttttttttaattttgtagtcCTCAATACCTGTTAAGTCTAGAAAATTCTTATAAGTTTTAGTTGCCACACAAGTAGagcttttattttgtattaaaacttTTATAAGATGCCGACGAAGCAGTTTTGTCGATGAAATAATATAACTGAAATAACATGTTCAACATGCATATAATACTGAATATACATTGTTTGCAGCTCATAAAAGTCCAAGAACAACAATTTAATTTAAGCATACCATTTGTAAGTGGCTTCctactttttctctcactttctcagCGCCACCTACAGACTTCTTCACACTTTAACGTGGAGGAATCATGTCAAGAGCATACAAGTATTGCACTAGAATCCAACCCAAAAATGCAGCGAGGATGCTCAGAAAACAAAACGTAATGCTAGAAGGCTGGTCAGCATTAGCTGCAAAGGACTGACTACCAGACACGGACGTTGGTGACCGACCAGAATTTGTTGCCTTGGGTGACTGACCAGAAGTTATTGCCTTGGGTGTCTGACCAGCATTTGTTGCCTTGGCAGCAGTTAGGACCGTTGGTGACTGACCAGAAGTTATTGCCTTGGGTGACTGACCAGCATTTGTTGCCTTGGCAGCAGTTAGGACCGTTGGTGACTGACCAGAAGTTATTGCCTTGGGTGACTGACCAGCCTTTGTTGCCCTGGGTGACTGACCAGAAGTTATTGCCCTGGGTGACTTCGCAGTATACAGGACCGTTGGTGACTCAGTCCAGTGGAAAAAGATAATCGTTGTAACTGttgatacaaaaaaatgaacttGATCAACAATCATTATAAAGCTATGTTGCATTTTACAGTCATTAAGACtatatatacatttacaaaTGATGATTCAAACGACCAGCTTTGCTTATCACAAtgacatattatatatatatatatgaaactgTACTCATTTACAAAAGTTAGGAATacagagaaaacagagaaacaaataaagtacAAGTCACAATATAGGGTGAAGGCAAGGGATTTGTCATAGCAAAGTGTTGTATTATAGAAAGGTGCATTTACTATTGctgaatatatttgtttactaaGATTAACACCAAATGTCTTTAATCTGCTTTTCGTTATGTTTTACCTCGATCCTTCCTCGTTGTTCGTTATATTGTGTTTAGAGTCTTCATTAAAATGACATTATCctaatcaccatcatcattatctttgaGAAGCTACCTTCAAGAAATTGTTATTAACAGCTCTTGGCAAAAGAGAACacgattatttttattaatattaaataggGTTTCCTCTCTGGGACAGGTACTTGttaatttccagaaaaaaagtgacagagtacaaaagaaaaataaacaaataaataaaaaaggctCTACATTGTCCGATCCAAAGATGTTCAATAGTATATTAAGTCTGAGAGACTGTAAAAATAACTTACTTGTAAACACTGGACCAAAGAGTTGCTCAAAATCCTTTCTAATTAAGTTGTCTTCCTTCTCTCGATTGCTGAAGTCATAATTAGGCACGTGCAGACAATACCCAAGATCCTGCCAATCTTCACTTTGGAAAGTGCGAAGAACAATACCTTCTGTCAAGTACAGCTTAGTCAGCCCCGCCACCTGAGACTTGTGATGAAGGTAAGAAGGCAGGTGGCCACTGCAGGCTGGGTTCTGTTCACACGATGGTCGTCTGACTCGATAGAATGTCGAGAATACGACTTCAATCAACAGGTCGACACCGTGTTGTTGCCTTGCGATGTCCAGAAAGTTGATGATCTGTTGGCTGCATCTGTGACATGGAGAGGCGTTGAGAAACAATGTGATTTTAGGTGGCCAGAGAGTTTTTTTCATCAGCAAGCTCTCCAAATAACTGATGATCGCCTCTTCTGcgtgtattttcttgtttatcctTCTGGCCATGAATGTATTGATGTGACCGCATGGATACCGCCTATACATGGTTACTGCGCAAGACACTTGCGGCCAGGGCTGTCCGTGGACATTATTTTTCACGAAAGCTTGGAAGACGTTGATATCCATAGCAACAGCAAGTGTTGAGTCCTCCGACTgtcaaaatctttctttcacgCTATCGAAAGGTCTTTGAGGGTGTTACCAAAGACTGATGCTGTCACAGCAACTAAGTGTAAGTCACTCGATCATTAAGTTTTTTAAAGGTTCACATGCTGTCCCTGATCTGTTAAAGTAGCAAACTACTTGGTCTGGAGGACAGACAGCTTGCAGTCACTCAACTGTGGGCAAGTCAGGAGGTAGAAATCAGAGAATGAATATTATCTAAGTCACAGATATCTGTAGAACATCTGTATCAATATTGACATCGGTCCAAGTGCGACAAACGTCTTGGCTCAGTGCCAGAAGATAATGGGAAATATTGAAAACAGACTCGTCTAAGGACATGAACACACTACAACACAGGCATGCATTATGGGAGGGATGCATGTAAATACAATGTTATAGCTCCACAGGATAAGAAGGTACTCTCTCAGTACTGTCAATGTATAGCCGTGAAATGTCAGACATCAAGTCCAGGGTAAAGATAAATGTTATTCAATGTAAGTCTATCATAAACAAACCACTCAAATGTCTAATGATAATATGATTCTTTGGAACTGAATGTGAAACTAAACTGCAATTCTTAGAACAACTTGTTATCTTCTGATAAGTTTGCTTTAGAGCGGCTCTCGTCACTTAAACCCTCGTTAATTATCTCAATATATCTTCTGATTACACTCGCACCCATTAATTCTTGACCTAATTAAGATTTAATGGCGAGATTGACAAGGCTGTATAACTTCTTTCTGCTGTAAATAATATCATATCTgtcccagggcttctgcttaagcaaaaaattgcgtacagtacgcattaaaagttcggaggaccccttcagttttcgtcaatggggtcccctccaaatttgggcgaagaacagggaccccttaaaaatctgaagaaggggtccctgggaccccaaagaatttagccttagcagaagccctgactgtCCTATTGTGTTCAGACTAACCTATACCCTGACAATGAAACGAGTTCACTGGTCTTGGACTAAATGCACTGCCGGAGGGAAGGCAATATGTCCCAATAATTCCTTCACTTGTGGCAATGATCTATAAGTCACGTGTCAAGCTACTTTTCCCAGATTTTCACCACCCTTAAGGATTCATTATAACTGGGCAAAAGTATGTCTCTAGCTCATCCAAGGATTCGTTATGATTTGTCTAAAGTTATCTCTTATCTGATCGTCATGCTCTTTTAAACGAAAGACGGCGGCAGGAGAGTTGCCAAAAATATTTCGAAGGTGCACCCAGTCCTGTTCCCGGAATGTGCGAAGACTGACACCTTTAGTGTTGAACAGGTTTTTCAGCGCTTCCACTTGAGTCTCATGAGTAGAAACAGAAACCAGATGCCCATAGCAGCCTGAGTTGGCTTGACAGTAGGATAGTCTGAAGTTGTACAATGTTGAGAAGACTATTTCGAGTTTCAGGTCCACACCGTACTTCAGCCAGCTGTTATTTAGAAAACTAATGATTCTGTAACAGCACTCGTAACAAGGAGAATTACTGAGATACAGCTTGATGTTTGAAGAAGGTAGACGGTGTTCCACCAGCAAGCTTTCAAAGAAGGTGAAGACAGCATATTCTACATGTCCCACCATGCAACTCTTGGCTCTGAAGTAGTGAGGTTCCCCGTTCTGGATGTACTGTGCTGCTGCGTACGTGGGTTTCTTCCAATCTTCCCATGAACACCATTCCTCTGGAACACTTGGAACGCTTCTTCAAATTCTTCACAAAAGATTTCCATAGGTCAGGGGTTAGTATGTTCATGAGATTTTACTTTTGAGTACTTTTAGTGTGTTTcctttcagaatatttttagtGTCACATCAATCAAGGCGCTCATTGTCTTCACTTGACAATCAATGGTCTCTGGAAAAATTCAAACGTACAAGCCgagaaaaatacagaagagGACAGATAAGCGACCCATTGAAATACTCTAAGCTAGAAGTCCTAAATAATATTGTAAAACATTGGAGTTTTTTCTAAGCTGCACCTTTAATAAACGCTAGTCATGCCTCACAAATGACTATTTTACTCCTGGATAAAATTAAAGTCCCCTGACCTAAACAATTGACCTGCAAGCCTCCCATCACCCTGCCAGTATGTAATTTGATCAGCTCTGTTCAAACCTACCTTAATGAAGGCAAACCGTCAGAACCGTCTGAACACATCAGTGACAGAGGCTACAATCTACAAAGTGTACCGTAGGATAGGATTGAAGACCAGCCACTGAAGtcatttatattaataataatcagtaATAATCAACCTACTGATAAATTTCTTCTTAGTAAAGGTGCGATAATCATTTTCTCATTAAACTGTTTGCTTTTACTTTGTCATTACTTTGAAGGACTAAATCGAAAGAAGGATTTTCTCATCATCCGAAGCAGAAATAAGCAAAACACAGGCAGGAACACAAAGGTACGAGCAACAAAGATGATTTCAgtgatatatatgtattgtgtgTGCGCGCCAGGCGGTTTATATACTTAGCAACCAAAAGGTAAGTAGAGTAACGATTCCAGGAAGACATGTTTAGTGATCCTGTCCAGGAATCTGCTCCTTCGCGAAtggcaggaaggaaaaaaagctcGTCTTAGAAACGattgggctttttttttgttgtctgggTTGTATTTCGGACCTGTGAAGGATTATATTTATGAAGGTACATCGGCAATGGTGTCATAGAtaagtaaacatcaacataaacGGAAAGGCGCGCAGCTTCTATAGCAAGAAACTTCCTTCAGTCGATCAAGTCGTGGAGATAGGGAGCTGACTTATTaaaagatgcacacacacagctagACTGTGCACGATCCCATATTTAAAAAGCAGTAAAAGCAAGTAAGTGGGAGGTAACCCTGCATCCACAGTTCGCCTGCTACTAGTCAGTTGTCTCCCCTAGTTACTGAGGTCTGTCACATGTTATCACCTGTACTGGCCTGTAAAATTTACAGTCTGGACATTAATACCTCCTACCACCCCTACATGCACTACTTTTATAGTGTGTTAGAAAGTGTGTACATTAGCTTTAGTCTATTTGCTATTTATTACCATATTCACTATTTTAGATATTATTATTCTAacacttaattttaaaaactcatacagaaaaatgtaaaagtataggaagtaataaaaaatataacaaaagaaGTGATGTAGTTTGCTATTATTTAATTAAGAGAGCTCGGGAACTCCTCCGATATAAATGCGTGAGcaagataaacataaacaaggaaTTAATGCTTGAAAACACTTCAGTGACTATTTCTAGATGGTCTTCTAGAAACCAGTTGCTTTGTGGTCCACAGCTTAAGGAAGAAGATGTGACTTtaagttttatgtttgtctgtctgccagtgTGAGTGAGTGGCCAGAAATTCACGATATTTACATGTTGACAGAGCAGACACACACTGTATACCATACACAAAACCATTTACATCATTCACTCTCCagtccacacacatacacaggcagcCAAACTCACTATGTGTTCGAGTAGGCATTTATTGTGAGAATGAAAAATGATTCGGCCCATGATTAACtccataatttttgttttaattaaaagaaaacagattgaaGCACACAAAACACCAgtctaaaacataaataaaacaatcacgAGTAAAATCATAAGAAGCTGTGAAACTTATCtgtgaaatttaatttaactttaaattaAGTATTCAATTAAAATTGCAGttaaaacacatctgttccacgAGAACtctaagaaaagtaaaaaagcttaaatttttttgttgcaaggaatatagtttacaaaaaagcgaaggttattatatttttattagtaaggtttaaaaaaaagagttttgtttttgtaatgttaTAGAAGCTGCATGTGTTTAAGCATTTGGAATATTAATTGATTAATTTGAAAGAAAGTTTAATCTTGgtgtacattaaaaattaaaccatTTATGTTTTACTATAAAGAAATGTAACTTAGATTTACTTCATTTAAATACTAATATACACCAATTTGATAGGTGTCATATCTGTGTTGCTTTCATAAGCATTTGCTTTTGACTTGCTACAAAGATAGCAGTAAGatgataaatatgtttataaattgtgtatttaataaaatatatttggaaCGTTGCAGTTCCCtttaaagtgtttataaaatataatagaaacCAAACTTTCTGTACAGTGTACAATCTGGTTACCATGTTTGATTctgttattgtaatttttatgtgataatatttttgtaggtATACATTAGCCATACTGCAGCAATAcaacaaaatgtaatttctcTGAATCTATTTTTAGAAAGGAAGGTACCATACAGGTTTGCaccatatttacatttcaaagtatttaattgtatatttaaaacaatatttctgtgTCACTGCATAGtcaattcttttaaaacaaagcaaaaaaaaaaatcagttattgcttaaataaacacaatatgaAAACTAATCTCGTAGCGTTGGCTTTCCTTTCTCGTGGAGCAGCAGATGACTGTTTACTTGGCTGAGATGTAGTTTGATGTTTACCTCATTAGCAAGTAAGTACAAAatagttatattttaaacatcGTGTTTGGAAATCCTCTGGTGAGTGTTATAAACTGGAACACAATAGACTGGGACCATCGtcttgtttataatttttgctAACAGCCAGTGACACTTCAAATGGGCTGTTGACAGTTCCTAACAGATTGCCTCCCCTTCATGATGTGTGACCTCCCCTTCCTGTAGTGGTCCTTCTTCTTGATACATTGCCTCTTTTCCCTGATGTATTACCTCCTCTTTTCCCTGATGTATTACCTCCTCTTTTCCCTGATGTATTACCTCCTCTTTTCCCTGATGTATTACCTCCTCTTTTCCCTGATGTATTACCTCCTCTTTTCCCTGATATATTACCTCCTCTTTTCCCTGATGTATTACCTCCTCTTTTCCCTGATATATTACCTCCTCTTTTCCCTGATGTATTACCTCCTCTTTTCCCTGATGTATTACCTCCTCTTTTCCCTGATATATTACCTCCTCTTCTCCCTGATGTATTAC
Encoded proteins:
- the LOC112568268 gene encoding uncharacterized protein LOC112568268, which translates into the protein MDINVFQAFVKNNVHGQPWPQVSCAVTMYRRYPCGHINTFMARRINKKIHAEEAIISYLESLLMKKTLWPPKITLFLNASPCHRCSQQIINFLDIARQQHGVDLLIEVVFSTFYRVRRPSCEQNPACSGHLPSYLHHKSQVAGLTKLYLTEGIVLRTFQSEDWQDLGYCLHVPNYDFSNREKEDNLIRKDFEQLFGPVFTITTIIFFHWTESPTVLYTAKSPRAITSGQSPRATKAGQSPKAITSGQSPTVLTAAKATNAGQSPKAITSGQSPTVLTAAKATNAGQTPKAITSGQSPKATNSGRSPTSVSGSQSFAANADQPSSITFCFLSILAAFLGWILVQYLYALDMIPPR